The genome window GAAAGAATCCTGTTGCCTTGCCCGCCGACCGGTGTTACGAAATGGGCGGTCTCGAACTTGCGAGACAGTGTCAAGTTGAACCCAAGGAGGGATGGAAGCCATGACCAAGAGCCAGCTCGTGGAGACCCTTGCGAAGGAAGCGGGCCTCGAGAAGAAGCAGACGAAGATGTTCCTGGAGGGTCTCACTCAGGTGGTCGAGAAGACCTTGAAGAAGGGGGGCGACATCCCCCTGACCGGCCTCGGCAAATTCAAGGTCCAGAATCGCAAGGCCAGGATGGGCCGCAATCCGCAGACCGGCGAGTCGATCAAGATCCCCGCGAAGAAGGTCGTGAAGTTCACGGTCGCGAAGAATCTGAAGGACACCGTTCTGAAGCGGACGAAGTAGCGGCGGCGGCGCGGGCGCGACGTCGATCGCGACGGAGGACCGCGTCAGACAGGCTCTCGTTCAGGTGGGAAGGGCATCGAGGCGACTCGAGGCCCTTCCCGTTTCTTCACGCCGTGCGATCGAGCAGCCCGCGGTAGAGACTCGCGAACTGCCCGTAGGTCGCGGCCACGCTGTATCGTCTCGCCGTCTCATCGAGGGCGGAGCGCGCGAGGCGC of Candidatus Eisenbacteria bacterium contains these proteins:
- a CDS encoding HU family DNA-binding protein, giving the protein MTKSQLVETLAKEAGLEKKQTKMFLEGLTQVVEKTLKKGGDIPLTGLGKFKVQNRKARMGRNPQTGESIKIPAKKVVKFTVAKNLKDTVLKRTK